The following proteins are encoded in a genomic region of Lujinxingia vulgaris:
- a CDS encoding NAD(P)H-quinone oxidoreductase encodes MMNAIAVDTSADSPQLIWTEHPRPRPAAGEVLIKVHATAVNRADLLQARGRYPVPTGASTIMGLEAAGEVVELGEGVEGVDVGDRVCALLTGGGYAEYVTSPASLLLSLPHNLSMDEAAALPEVFYTAFLNLYLEGDLKPGERAMIHAAASGVGTAALQLCALTGNPVIGTASASKLDTILKLGAERAIDRRSENFADVVREWTEGQGVDVILDPVGADYLDANLQSLATGGRLVIIGLLSGASAELSLGRLLMKRLQLKGSVLRSRTLAEKEAITRKFKARVWPHVLSGELRPIIEKILPIEEADEAHRLLATNQTTGKIVLSVTG; translated from the coding sequence ATGATGAACGCCATCGCCGTTGACACCTCCGCCGACTCCCCGCAGCTCATCTGGACCGAACATCCCCGCCCCAGGCCCGCGGCCGGCGAGGTTCTGATCAAGGTGCACGCCACGGCCGTAAACCGCGCCGATCTTTTGCAGGCGCGCGGGCGCTACCCGGTCCCCACGGGCGCCAGCACCATTATGGGGCTGGAAGCCGCCGGCGAGGTCGTCGAGCTGGGCGAAGGCGTCGAGGGCGTTGACGTGGGCGATCGCGTCTGCGCCCTGCTCACCGGCGGAGGCTACGCCGAGTATGTGACCTCGCCAGCCTCACTGCTCTTGTCCCTGCCCCACAACCTCTCCATGGACGAGGCCGCCGCGCTTCCCGAGGTCTTTTACACGGCCTTTCTCAACCTCTACCTCGAAGGCGATCTTAAGCCTGGCGAACGCGCGATGATTCATGCTGCGGCCTCGGGCGTGGGCACCGCCGCATTGCAGCTCTGCGCCCTCACTGGCAACCCGGTCATCGGCACCGCCAGCGCCTCCAAGCTCGACACCATCCTGAAGTTAGGCGCAGAGCGCGCCATCGACCGCCGCTCCGAAAACTTCGCAGACGTCGTCCGCGAATGGACCGAGGGCCAGGGCGTCGACGTGATCCTCGACCCGGTGGGCGCCGACTACCTCGACGCCAACCTGCAAAGCCTCGCCACCGGCGGACGTCTCGTGATCATTGGCCTCCTCAGCGGTGCCAGCGCCGAGCTCTCGCTGGGCCGCCTTCTGATGAAACGTCTGCAACTCAAAGGATCGGTCCTGCGCAGCCGCACACTCGCCGAAAAAGAGGCCATCACCCGTAAGTTCAAAGCCCGGGTCTGGCCTCACGTCCTCAGCGGAGAGCTTCGCCCCATCATCGAGAAGATCCTCCCCATCGAAGAGGCCGATGAGGCACACCGCCTGCTCGCCACAAACCAGACCACCGGAAAGATCGTGCTGAGCGTCACAGGCTGA